The following proteins are encoded in a genomic region of Desulfuribacillus stibiiarsenatis:
- a CDS encoding DNA-deoxyinosine glycosylase — protein sequence MSFIQSFPPLLYEDSRILILGSMPGVISLEENQYYAHPRNHFWRILYSLLDESLEHDYDARKRFLREKGIGLWDVLHSCVREGSLDTSIRNESVNDLRSILGTHPNIRAVFFNGAKAAETFRKKVGFTFDNIAFIQLPSTSPAYTIPYEEKLEKWKVIKEYLC from the coding sequence ATGAGTTTCATTCAGTCATTCCCGCCTTTACTATATGAGGATAGTCGAATATTGATCCTGGGCTCTATGCCCGGGGTTATTTCTCTTGAGGAAAATCAGTATTATGCGCATCCAAGAAACCACTTCTGGCGGATTCTATATTCCCTACTTGATGAATCATTGGAACACGACTACGATGCGAGAAAGCGATTCTTACGGGAAAAAGGGATTGGATTGTGGGATGTGTTACATTCCTGTGTTCGAGAAGGAAGCCTAGATACTAGTATTCGCAATGAATCAGTGAATGACTTGCGTTCGATCTTAGGCACTCATCCGAATATACGGGCAGTCTTCTTCAATGGTGCAAAAGCGGCCGAAACCTTCCGTAAAAAAGTCGGCTTTACTTTTGATAACATCGCGTTTATACAACTACCATCGACTAGTCCAGCGTACACCATACCTTATGAAGAAAAGCTTGAGAAATGGAAAGTCATAAAGGAGTACCTATGCTAA